The Triticum dicoccoides isolate Atlit2015 ecotype Zavitan chromosome 6A, WEW_v2.0, whole genome shotgun sequence genome has a window encoding:
- the LOC119319226 gene encoding serine/threonine-protein kinase OXI1-like, with amino-acid sequence MVSTAPMPPPPQLSLADLRAMSVLGHGARGVVFHVVPVVAAAAGGGCSPDQPMALKAMSRAAARQKSAAGGPAPGGDGLRRIWFERDVLLAVRHPLLPSLRGVVATEAVVGFAIDRCAGGDLNSLRRRQAGRAFSDAAIRFYAAELVLVLEHLHGLGVVYRDLKPDNVLIQGSGHIMLVDFDLSTSLPPPLPPPPPDTNSPSPGSSLSSNSSRRRKRKNNKTLVFGHFSSRRAASPESSSSSSTTSRAASPASSSSCCSSPGAGTTPAKSNSFVGTEYYVAPEVVAGSGHDYAVDWWGLGVVLYEMLYGRTPFRGRSRRETFQRVLTAQPELPGEPTPLRDLIARLLEKDSGKRLGANGVKRHAFFRGVCWDRVLDVARPPFIPMPYDDSADSGAEAETLDVEKVVHETFALSATRTSEEKPDGGDSDFSIFF; translated from the coding sequence ATGGTGAGCAcggcgcccatgccgccgccgccgcagctgaGCCTGGCAGACCTCAGGGCCATGTCGGTGCTTGGCCACGGCGCGAGGGGCGTGGTCTTCCACGTCGTACCCGTTGTCGCGGCAGCTGCAGGCGGGGGCTGCTCCCCCGACCAGCCCATGGCCCTCAAGGCCATGTCCCGCGCTGCCGCGCGCCAAAAGAGCGCCGCGGGCGGGCCAGCACCTGGCGGCGACGGCCTCCGGAGGATCTGGTTCGAGCGCGACGTCCTGCTGGCGGTCCGCCACCCGCTCCTGCCCTCGCTCCGCGGCGTCGTGGCCACCGAAGCCGTCGTCGGCTTCGCCATCGACCGCTGCGCCGGCGGGGACCTtaactccctccgccgccgccaggcCGGGCGGGCGTTCTCCGACGCCGCCATCCGTTTCTACGCGGCGGAGCTGGTGCTCGTGCTCGAGCACCTCCACGGCCTCGGTGTCGTGTACCGTGACCTCAAGCCGGATAACGTCCTCATCCAGGGCTCTGGCCATATCATGCTCGTCGACTTCGACCTCTCCACCAGCCTACCCCCGccgttgccaccgccgccgcctgacACTAATTCTCCATCACCCGGGAGCTCGCTTTCTTCTAATTCTTCACGTCGCCGCAAGCGCAAAAACAACAAGACACTGGTCTTCGGACACTTCTCCTCTCGCCGGGCAGCCTCGCcggagtcgtcgtcctcctcctccaccacctccaggGCGGCCTCTCCCGCCTCGTCGTCCTCCTGCTGCTCGTCGCCAGGCGCGGGGACGACGCCGGCCAAGTCGAACTCGTTCGTGGGGACGGAGTACTACGTGGCGCCCGAGGTTGTGGCCGGGAGCGGGCACGACTACGCGGTCGATTGGTGGGGCCTCGGGGTGGTGCTCTACGAGATGCTGTATGGGCGCACGCCGTTCCGTGGCCGGAGCCGGCGGGAGACGTTCCAACGCGTGCTCACCGCCCAGCCGGAGCTGCCGGGCGAGCCGACGCCACTGCGCGACCTCATCGCCCGGCTTTTGGAAAAGGACTCCGGCAAGCGGCTCGGCGCCAACGGCGTGAAGCGGCACGCCTTCTTCCGTGGCGTGTGCTGGGACCGCGTCCTCGACGTGGCACGGCCTCCGTTTATCCCGATGCCGTACGACGACAGTGCCGACTCGGGGGCAGAGGCGGAGACGCTCGACGTAGAGAAGGTTGTGCATGAGACGTTTGCCTTGAGTGCCACTCGCACGTCCGAAGAAAAGCCTGACGGCGGCGACAGCGATTTCTCCATATTCTTTTAG